In Euphorbia lathyris chromosome 10, ddEupLath1.1, whole genome shotgun sequence, a single genomic region encodes these proteins:
- the LOC136209551 gene encoding naringenin,2-oxoglutarate 3-dioxygenase, which yields MAPSTLTALAGEKTLQQSFVRDEDERPKVAYNQFSNEIPVISLAGIDDDEGKRSEICKKIVEACEDWGIFQVVDHGVDSKLISEMTCLAKEFFALPPEEKLRFDMSGGKKGGFIVSSHLQGEAVQDWREIVTYFSCPKRNRDYSRWPDKPAAWKAVTEEYSEKLMGLACKLLEILSEAMGLEKEALTKACVDMDQKVVVNFYPKCPQPDLTLGLKRHTDPGTITLLLQDQVGGLQATKDNGNTWITVQPIPGAFVVNLGDHGHYLSNGRFKNADHQAVVNSDSSRLSIATFQNPAPEAIVYPLKIEEGEKAIMDEAITFAEMYRRKMSKDLELAKLKKLAKEKDIIQNPKLETKPIDDIFA from the exons ATGGCTCCGTCTACACTCACGGCATTGGCCGGCGAAAAAACTTTGCAGCAGAGCTTCGTTCGCGACGAAGATGAGCGCCCTAAGGTCGCTTATAATCAGTTCAGCAATGAAATTCCGGTGATCTCGTTGGCCGGAATTGATGACGATGAAGGGAAAAGAAGCGAGATATGTAAGAAAATAGTTGAAGCATGTGAAGATTGGGGGATTTTTCAGGTTGTTGATCACGGCGTTGATTCTAAGCTTATATCGGAAATGACTTGTCTTGCTAAGGAGTTTTTCGCCTTGCCTCCTGAAGAGAAGCTTCGCTTTGATATGTCCGGTGGAAAGAAGGGTGGTTTTATCGTTTCCAGCCATTTGCAG GGTGAGGCGGTGCAAGATTGGCGTGAAATAGTGACCTATTTCTCATGCCCGAAGCGCAACCGAGACTATTCACGATGGCCGGACAAGCCAGCGGCATGGAAAGCGGTGACGGAGGAGTACAGCGAGAAGCTAATGGGTCTAGCTTGCAAGCTTCTTGAAATATTATCGGAAGCAATGGGTTTAGAAAAAGAAGCATTGACCAAAGCATGTGTTGATATGGACCAAAAAGTAGTTGTAAATTTCTACCCAAAATGTCCCCAACCAGACCTCACTCTTGGCCTTAAACGTCATACAGATCCGGGCACCATTACCCTTTTGCTCCAAGACCAAGTTGGTGGCCTCCAAGCTACTAAAGATAATGGCAACACTTGGATCACTGTTCAACCCATCCCGGGTGCTTTCGTTGTCAATCTCGGTGATCATGGTCAT TATCTAAGCAATGGGAGGTTCAAGAACGCAGACCATCAAGCAGTGGTGAATTCAGATAGCAGCAGGTTATCAATTGCTACATTTCAGAATCCAGCACCAGAAGCCATTGTTTATCCTCTGAAGATTGAAGAAGGTGAAAAGGCAATAATGGATGAGGCAATTACATTTGCAGAAATGTATAGGAGGAAGATGAGCAAGGATCTTGAGCTAGCCAAGTTGAAGAAATTGGCCAAGGAAAAAGACATTATTCAGAATCCTAAATTGGAAACTAAGCCTATTGATGACATCTTTGCTTAA